TGGATTTATTCATTGTCTAAATAAGAAGATATTATTTCATGTGAAGCTAAAAGAAGATTATGTTTTCAACTGCCCCCATCACtatcattttgtttatttatagCTAGATTTAAATATGTGGTATGAGTCTGTTCTGTTGAATGCATGTCACATTCTTATCACTGGACCAAAGTCCGAGACTACATGTCATTAAGACTTTAGTAGGACTCGATAGTTTGACTTATTTGCgcaaaaagtaaaaatcaatccatttgaagaaaaaattgtgCAATTAAATAAAGCTAagatgatatgaaatttttagatCTTAGACATCTTTAGCTGACCAAATCGACCAATCAAACTTTCAGTTACATGATTTGCTCTTCAAATATTATCTAGCTAAACATAAACTTTTTAAGGACATGAATCATAAATTGTAGAATATTATAATAACgaaaatataaacttatattATCCTAAAAAGTATTTTGTCTTGAGGGACAAAAATTAAAGACTAAGCACAAATTGGACTAAAAGTGCAAATGTGAACAAAATTGGACTAAAAGTGCAAATGATGATCTATGAGATGGGCTTCTTATTAATGTCCTCTATACTTTTGGGCCTTAATGCTTAAAAACACATCACAGAAAATAAATAACAgcccaacaacaacaattttcATGGGGTTAAAGGCCCAATTTTGATGTCGCGATTTAACTtgtactcattttttttttagtactaGTTATGTATACGAGATTTAATTACATGTGTATATCGCgttaattattaataatgaatatatgtaaAAAGATCAAATTGTTTTGTGTTCATCGCATTGTGCTTCGCACGTGTCCTACATATtgataagaaatattttttttttaaaatagtgcAAATGATATTTAAAAGGACTACTTACCATTTATTTAAGGTtattattaaattgaattacatgtaattatatgttttatagAACTTAATTTCTTTGGGAATAAACAAAATCTTTTATAGCCTTACACTAACTTGAGAAGGAAAAGTGTCTTATCAACACATGTACAATGTGAGGGGGAGAAAAAGatgattatattatatagttttttttttggttcaaactatattatatagtttttatgttctttcttGTTCTTGTCAGTCTATGCCACTTTCTCAATGAATGGGCAAGTTTTGAATTCTTTAGGTtgctttttctttaatttttttcttcttctcataTCATGAATCTTATCCAGTCCAATATTTCCACCAAACATGGGACATGGACATCTCTATGAGTTCATCTTCTTGCTTCTCATGCATTATCTGGTGTTtgatatttgttaaaaatacgtaaataaagagaatagtttttggttaattttctgTGTATTGCTCTTGTGAAAATACTATTACATTTATACAGGTAAGATGGAGAAATACGGAACCAGATAAGGAAAATGGTTGTACAGAATATATTACAAACATAATTAGTCTATTTTGttcctataattattttgctAAATATGGATATTTTctacactccccctcaagttgtGCACTCGGATTTCCAATGCTCAACTTGCGCAAGACATTGCTGAAAGCTTCAGTACTAACAGCCTTGGTTAGGATGTCTGCCAATTGATCTTTTGATCGAACAAATGGAAGTTTGATAACCTTGTCTTCTAACTTGTCTTTGATGAAGTGTTGATCAACCTCAACATGTTTTGTTCTGTCATGTTGGACAGGATTTCCAGAAATACTTATTGCTGCTTTGTTGTCGCAAAATAACTTGCAGGCTGTTTTCTGAGGAAAACCGAGTTCATTTAGCAGTTTCCTAATCCATAGGATTTCAGTTATTCCTTTCACAATTCCTCTGAATTCAGCTTCCGCACTTGACAGGGCTACAACCTTTTGCTTCTTGCTTCTCCAAGTGACCAGATTCCCTCCTACCAAGGTGAAGTATCCAGAAGTGGATTTCCTTTCATCTCGGTCTCCGGCCCAATCTGCATCGGTGTAGGCAGTTATATCGAGGCTATCATTTTTCCCGAAGTAGATCCCGGTGCTGCTTGTACCCTTTAGATATCTCAGAATCCTCATTACTGCTGTCATGTGATGTATTTGGGGTAGATGCATGAATCTACTCACTATCCccactgcatatgcaatatctgGTCTTGTGTGGGCTAGATAAATGAGTTTCCCAACAATCTTCTGATATTGTTCTTTGTCAGTTGCCTTTGCCCCTTCTATGACCTGAAGACCATGATTTGCTATAATTGGAGTGTCAGCCGGTTTACTCCCTAACATTCCTGTTTCAGTTAAAAGATCAAGAATATACTTTCGTTGGTGAATAAAGATCCCTTGCGTGGATCTTAAGACTTCTATACCAAGAAAGTACTTTAAGTTTCctagatctttcatctcaaattcctGAAACAACTTCCCCTTTAAGGTAacaatttcttcttcatcatttccGGTGATGatcatatcatctacatatataattagacaGGTGATTTTCTGATTTGCCCCTTTTATGAATAAAGTATGATCAGAATTACTCTGTCTGTACCCAAATTTCTTCATAGCCTTAGTGAACCTTCCAAACCAAGCTCTTGGAGACTGCTTTAAGCCATACAGGGCTTTCTTCAATTTACATCCTTCTCCATCTTTAAAGTCATGAGAATATCCTGGAGGGGGTTCCATAtagacttcttcttcaatgctTCCATGGAGGAAGGCATTTTTAACATCGAACTGATACAAGGGCCAATCTTTGTTTGCTGCTACAGAGAACAATACCCGTATTGTGTCTATCTTGGCTACTGGGGAAAAAGTCTCTGAATAGTCGATCCCAAAGGTCTGAGTGTAACCCTTGGCCACCAATCTTGCCTTGTACCTTTCAATGGTTCCATCTGCCCGGTGCTTAATGGAGAATACCCATCTACACCCTACCTTCTTCTTCCCTTTGGGTAGAATACATTTTTCCCATGTGTGATTCTTTTCCAAGGCAACATATTCATTTTCCATGGCTTGTCTCCACTTCTCATCTTCAAAAGCTTCTTCCACGGTTCTGGGAAtgtttgttgagtacagggagGTAGTGAAGGCAACAGCTGTGTTGGACAAGTTTTCATTGCTGATTCTTTCTATGGGGTATCTGGACCGTTGATCTTCATATTCCGGGTCATACCTTTTGGGAGGAACACCTCTCGTGCTTCTGTGAGGAAGCTCATATCTGTTTTGACAATTATCACTAGACACAGAGTCAGTAGGAACAGTACACAATTCAGAATTTACCTCAACTGATGTTGACTCAGGGTGCTCAGTGGTTGTCATTGGAGTGGTTTGAGGAGAGGGAGCTGATACAGATGTTTCAGAGTTGACGTCGGTGGTATTGCTTACTTGCGTTGGAGGATCAAGGTCCATCATTTCTGGATATATTAACCAGCTAAGGTCATCATTCGTAGTCTCCCCCTGAGGACCAGGCTGGGTATAGTAATAGGAGTGTTCAAAAAACTCGCAGTCAAGGCTGGTgtagattttgttttgaatgggATCATAGCATCGGTACCCTTTTTGAGTAACCCCATACCCAATAAAAACACATTTGATGGCTCGTGGTTCAAGTTTATTTCTGATTCTTTTTGGGAGATGAACATAGACAACACATCCGAACACCCGTGGAGGTAGAGAATGATAGGAAGGGATGGACACATGGGAAGAAAGAGTGTCAAGAGGAGTTTGGTATGCAAGAGGTTTGGTAGGTAGTCGGTTGGTTAGATATGTGGCTGTGGCAATGGCCTCTGGCCAAAAATGGACAGGGACATGGGATTCTAACATAATGGCTCTAGTAATCTCAAGAAGGGTTCGGTTTTTCCGTTCAGCTATCCCGTTTTGTTGAGGAGTGTCCGGACAGGTAGTCTGGTGAATGAGGCCATGATCAGAAATGAACTGTTTCATATCTAAGTTTATGTATTCTCCTCCGTTATCAGATCGAAGAATTTGAGGTTGGGCAGCAAATTGGGTACAGATCATGTTGTAGAAATTTATAAACACATCATATACttcagatttattttttagaaaataaacccAACTCATACGGGTGCAATCatccacaaacaaaacaaaataggaaTATTTATAAAAGGCAAATTCAGGTGCAGGACCCCAGACATCAGAATGAATTAGGGTAAATGGCTTAGAAACATGAGTTGAACTGGGAGAATAAGAATGTTTATGACTTTTTGCAAGTACACATGCTTCACAGTccaaaacaaaatcaatgtCCTTAAAAGAGGGAAATAATCGTTTAAGATAACTTAAAGACGGATGACCTAGCCGTCGGTGCCACATCCAGATCTGATATTCCGGCGACCCTTGAGCAAGCAAAGCGTTACCCTGTTGAGTCACCTCGTTCACATAGTATAGACCTCCTCTTTCAATACCACGACCAATGATCCGCCCCGTCTGAGCATCCTGTACAATACAATCAGAGGAAGTCATTAGAATTGTACAGTTTAGTTCCTTGGTTAATTGACTGACAGATAAAAGTTTGTGGGTAAGACTTGGaattaaaagacaattttttaaatggatTTCTGATGTAATATCCACATCTCCGGCTTGAGTAATTGGAATAAACTCCCCATTTGCAGTTTGAATCTTAGTACGGGTAGTTGATGTGGAGGAGAGAAAATCGGTTGGATCGTATGACATAGTGTCCGTGGCCCCACAGTCAAAAATCCAATTGGACTTATTGCACATGAGACCCACACTTTGTTTTTCCTTGggttttttatataattgggCTTCTGATTTTTTGGGCTCAAGGGCTAAAGGGTCAGATTTTTTTAGGGCCTCTTGTTTTCCCTCACTTTCATTTCTAGAGGACGGCTCCTCTAgaattttctctcttctccttcCCGTCGCTTCCTCTGTCTCCATCCATGGTTCACCGGAAATTTTGGTGAACCCATCTTTGCCACTCATACCTGTTCTCCTGTCGGTAACGCTGGTCGACGAAGCCTCGCCGGTACCCGCTCGCCTGTTGGTGACAGTGGTTGACGAAGCCTCGCTGGTCGGTTCTCCTTCTCCGATGGCGGCGTTAGCCTTGCCGCCGGTCTTTGTTACCTTGGTGGCGGCTTTACGCTGTCTCAGATCTTCCCACCATTCTGGGTAGCCGATGAGCTTAAAGCATCCTTCCTTGGTGTGTTTGGTTCCTCCGCAGTGGCTGCATTTGAGGTGAGTTTTGTCCTCTCGCCGGAATGATGAATCTGACCGGCTAAATGAAGAATCTGACCGGCGTTGAGTGACAAGACCACTTCCGATCTCTGAGGGACCTCGTTCCAGTGATGAGTTGCCGGTCATTATGCCACGACGAGCAATTTCTCGTCTGATGGTGGCATATGCGGCATCAATGGTTGGAAGGGGATCTAAATTCAGGATGTCTCGCTTTTCTTTGTCAAGTGAATCATTCACACCAGCCAGAAACTGGTACAGCCTTTGTCGTTGTATAAATGAGTTGAACAGTGTGATGTCTTCTGCGCATTTCATTGGGTTCGGCATTCGTCTATCGATTTCTTTCCAGAGGGTATTTAATTTGCTGAAATACACCTCTATCGTGTCTATCCCTTGTTTCATAGAGGTTGCCTTTGTGTTCAGATCATAGATCTGCAATTCATCTCTGCCGCTACTGAGTAGAGTTTCGATGCCTTTCCATAAATCTCGGGCAGTTTTGTAGTCCAAGAACTGATTCACGAGATCTCCGTCAATATTCTCGATGATCCATGAAATGACCATCGAATCTTTTTGAGCCCATTGCTGGTATTCTGGATCGTCTGGTGAAATGGGGTTGACGATGATGTGATTGAGTCTTCCCCGGCCACCAATTGCTATCTGCATCAGTTTACACCATTTGGTGTAATTGGTGAAGTTTAATTTTTCCGCGACTCGCACTGTTTGTGAAGTCCCTGGTTCGATGTTggttgaatttttgttgagtgTTTGGAACATTTGAAACAGTTGTTGCATATGTTCCATAGAAATAAGATGGTTTGGATTTTCCGGTGGGTTTTCCGATGGGTCTTCCATTTCGGTAGATCCCGGTAGATGATGAGTACGAAAAACCGTCGAAGATCGACCTTacggctctgataccatgttaaaaatacgtaaataaagagaatagtttttggttaattttctgTGTATTGCTCTTGTGAAAATACTATTACATTTATACAGGTAAGATGGAAAGAAATACGGAACCAGATAAGGAAAATGGTTGTACAGAATATAttactaacataattagtctattttgttcctataattattttgctAAATATGGATATTTTCTACAATATTCGTATTGAGCTTCCACTAATTCAGATTCATGctgcataaaatttatttaaaagaaaaatatttctatcaAAATTGTTTTCATACTCGAGGGTCGAGCAAAGGGATACATGAAAGTGCTCTTGACCAATGATATCTACGGGAATGTTAAAGAATCTTGATAAAGAGCGTTTCTCCTTGTCCAAGCCTTTGacaaaaatcatttttggtAGGATTGCTTCCCCACCTTTCAGTCTTATGTAGCGTGAGTTTGAATTAGTTGATATTCAATATGAATATcgaataaataacaaaaaaaaaaaagtaatgaaTCTTTCCAAATATGGaatatattatgattaaatgCATGCATGGGAAGCAAAAAGATGAACTTATGGAGATGTGTCATGTCCCATATATTTGATGGAAATATTGGGTTGGATAAGATTCatgatgaaaagaaaaaaaaagaaagatggtgGCGTAAATTTGAATTAGTCGGAACTTCaaatagttcaattttttttgtaaaataaccTTCTTTTACTtgcccttttcttttttatctcttcaaaaaataaaaataaaacttcttaccacaatttatattatatattacttATTAAGGGGAATCTTGGTGCAATGACAATTATCTTTATCAGATTCGAGCCGTAGAAGCAGCCACACATATTTGTAATAAGGAAGGCTATTTACATAACACATGAATTTATACGTATATcgacttatttatttatttatttatttttatatatatatgcatatcaCACCATGCATTAACCCTATAAAACCCACacattatattctttttcaacaacACCATCTTTCACATATATTCAACTTCCCCTCCCTCCATCCCTCATCATGTCAGGTGTTTGGATTTTCAAAAACGGCGTCGTCCGGCTAGAAAACCCCGGTGACTGCCACGTCAGCTCCACGACCGGTCATCGGAAAGTTCTAGTACATGTTCCTAGTAATGAAGTCATTACATGTTAtgcaaatcttgaaaaaaagcTTTATAATCTTGGATGGGAAAGGTATTATGATGATCCACAACTTCTTCAATACCACAAAAGATCCACAATTCATCTTATTTCCCTCCCAATTGATTTTAATAGGTTTAAATCCATTCATATGTATGACATTGTTGTTAAAAATCGAAATGAATTTGAAGTTAGAGATATGTAAAGTTACTAACTTTCTTTACGTGGATATaagaaatgtgaaatttgaagaaacaaaaataggTATGTGTTTTCGAGTTGATAATGATATGTTTGGAGATTGGAGTTGTGTTTGAACATGAATACGAACGgaattgtttttgaatttttgaaagtgaaaattgctttttattgtttttgaaatgaaaattattatttgtctaacaaaataaaatcaatcaatAAGCAAGTCGTTGTAGTATAGTGGTAAGTATTCCCGCCTGTCACGCGGGTGACCCGGGTTCGATCCCCGGCAACGgcgttaaattttttttatgttttacaaaaaaatacattatgcTTTCGGACATAGAATATATCTAGTTATGTCTTACGAGAAGCACAAATACATTATGCTCTCGCGACATACCATATATCTAGTTATATCTTACAACAAGCACAAATACATTATGGTCTCGCAACATACAATATATCTatgttttacaaaaaaatacattatgcTTTCGGACATAGAATATATCTAGTTATGTCTTACGAGAAGCACAAATACATTATGCTCTCGCGACATACCATATATCTAGTTATATCTTACAACAAGCACAAATACATTATGGTCTCGCAACATACAATATATCTatgttttacaaaaaaatacattatgcTTTCGCGACATAGAATATATCTAGTTATGTCTTACGAGAAGCACAAATACATTATGCTCTCGCGACATACCATATATCTAGTTATATCTTACAACAAGCACAAATACATTATGGTCTCGCAACATACAATATATCTAGTTATGTCTTACGACAAGCACTCCAAAACCCACCAACGCTCGAGAAATGCCTTGTTATGGTGTAAGAAACATCAGCTTCAGTATGTTAAGACTGATAACAAAGGAGTTACTTCACAAGTTCTTTTTCAACAAGTAATTTACATAGAGTTTGGATGTTGTGTTATGGacaacaagaaaaaatgaatGTAGTTAGTCTAaggctatgttgctcggactctccaaaaaAATTGATGCTACACCCGTGTCGGGTCCtccaaaaatgcactacttttggaggatcaGACATGCACTTGTCGCCATATTTCAAGAGCCCGAGCAACATAGGTTCAAGGAACTCATATAATATAGGCTAATGTCACGAACTCACTTTCTTCTTTGTCGCGCTCCAAATGTTTCAGCTCTGAACCTATACATTCCGCCATCCAATATATCTCCTCAGTCTGCGGGTGAGACTTGTCATCCGATGAAAATCCGTGCAAATTCAAAGAATACTCAATGCTACCTACATCTACCCAGCTGAATCCTATCTCTTTCTTCACTCCCTTGTCTCGCATTCCTTTTCTGATGTTCGCTACCTTATCCCACTGCCCCTTCTCTGCAAACAAATTCGACATCAAGACATATGAGCCTGACTGCTCTGGTTCTAACGCGATCAATGTATTGGCTACTCTTGTTGCCATGTCAACATTTCCGTAAATCCTACAAGCACCAAGTAAGCTTTGCAGCACAGATAATCCAGGTCCTCCGGGAATCTGAGCCAGGAAAAATTCAGCTTCCTGTAGCCTCCCTGCCCGACCAAACATGTCCACCATACACGCGTAGTGCTCTGAAGATGGTTCGATGGAGTAATCTCTAACCATGGAATTGAAGATATCTATTCCCGTATCAACCATTCCTTTTCGACCACATGCTGTTAGTATAGAAAGAAACGTTATTGAGTCAGGACTCACGcctttcttcttcatctccTCAAACAAAGCCATAACTGATTCATAATCACCATGCCTCGAATGAGCAGATATAATCGCAGTCCATGATACTTGACTCCTGTCTGAGACCTCATTGAAAACTCCTTGAGATTCAGAGATACTCCCACGTTTTGCGTACATGTCAAGGAGAGCACCTGAAACAATTGGATTGCTGTTTAATCCCCGCTTTATCAAACAAGCATGGCATCGCTGGCCATGCTTCAATGAAATACACTCAGATGAGGCAATTGCGCTCAAGACACTGCCAAACGTGTATTCATTTGGTGGTAACTCCATTGACGCTGACAAGAATGTTTGTAAAGCTTCTCGAGACATTCCATTTTGAGCATATCCAGAAATCAAAGCGTTCCATGATATGAGATCTCTTTGGTCAAGCTCTTCAAAAACCTTTAACACGTCTTCCATTAATTCAAACTTAGCATACATGGTAACGAAGCTATTAGCAACATTCAGTTCAGAGAAGAAGTTTGTCTTTAAACAAAATCCGTGAACCATTGTGCCTTCTGTCAACGAATTCTTGACAGTTATAGAATGAACTAATCCAACAAACGTAACGTGATTGGGGTAAACCCCATCTCTCCGCATCCCATTGAAAATAGATACAACATTCTCATTATTCATGGAAAGCATTGTTGTCCAAGACACAACGTTACGTTCATTCATACTTTGGAAAACCTTGTTCGCATCTTCAGTCACATCGCACTTGTAATACAATGATATCAAAACATTACACACCGAAACATGAGTACCATACGCCATTTTAATGACCAAACCATGTATCTGCTTCGCAAGCTCCAAACACATCTCCTGTCCACAAGCAGATACAGCACTAGTAAACGACACATGATCAGGTTTCACCCCTTCCCTCATCATTTCCCTAAATCCCGAGGCAGCTTCCCATGAATAACCCCCTTCCTGTGCATACCCCGAGAGCAATGCATTCCACGAAACCAAATCCTTACACGACATTTCAAGAAACACTCTTTCACCTTCCACTATATAACCACACTTTGAATACATAGTAACAAGTGCATTTCCAACGAAAACATCATTATCAactccaaacctcatcacaagAGAATGCAACTGACTGCCAACAAGAAATTCCTCTTCATCCGTACAATGACTAATAGCAGTAGTATAACTTACAGCATCGAAAACAACCCCAACGGAATGCATCCAATGAACAAAACACAATGCCTCTTTACTATTTTCGAACCCCGAAAGCAGGGTATTATATGAAACTCTATCTGGGAACTTCAAGCCATCAAACACACACATAGCATTATTAAAGTTTCCAGTTTTACTATACATACTCATCAATGAATTTGGAACAGTTACATGCTCAATGAAACCACTCCTTATCGCCAAGCTATGAACTTGAGTTCCAAGATTTACATCTTCTCGACAACCCTTTAGAGCTAAAGCTACAACAACTTCATCAATTTCTGATATACCCATTTGTAGCTGATTCTTGAAGAGCTTAAGAGCTTCAATTTTGCGGTTTTGCTGTATATAATTGAGCATGGAATGGTGAATGGAGATAAGAGCTGGTTTAGTAATTGTATCAAACAGTTGGTGCGCATTGTGAAATGAACACAAATTTTGAGCAGTTAGACGGCGGGtaaacatgaaaagaaaaacCCCTCCTAAACCCCCTTTTAAAATAGGGAATATATAGGGAAGACCGATAACTAATTTTAGAATTTAGAGTGAGTAATATTATGGGATAATTTGTTATGGACTATAATGTTGTTTTTGTCACGGAATAACAATTCTTGAATAACTAATCTCGAAATAATTAAGCATGGAGAACTTATTCTTCTACTAAACGAGTTCTTATACTATTCtctaaactttatttttaacatTCAAATTATGACTTGTTTTGATTAAATACCTAAATATTAAACTTGTTTTTCTACTAAACGAATTTTTATACTATTCtctaaactttattttaacaTTCAAATTATGACTTGTTTTGATTAAATACCTAAATATACgacaaattatttatattagatTGTTTCATCTCAAATTTACCCGAGCGTAATGTTTACATAAATGTTATTTCTAACTTGAAAGATACAAAATGTTATTTTCTAATAGACTTTCGATTCAAAAGATAACAACATAACACAACAAAGTAGTTcaccttaaattttaaaaaataaataaattgtgtgTTATCAAACATCTATTATGTAATCACATTAAAAACATGAtatctttttaaattatatacatcaATATTAATTAGAATAGGCATGAGATTTTACGATTTTCGTTAATTTATCTATAAATTGAGggcttaaaaataaataagtacttaCTACTCGACcacaatttttattataatataatcaatctttatcataattttacccaaaaataccatttttatttcctcttttttccCTATTTCAAGAATTTTCCATTGTTGCCTCTCTGTTCATATTTTGAGCagcagaaaaaataaaactcttTAATTTCCCCATATTCCTTAatattttgtggttttataagtaattgatataattttttgaacttCTTTTAGCTCTGATAATTTTCATCAATGGAAGCTGCGCCCTTTCTTTCTTACCAGTTTTTCTAGTATCAGGTattcatttttcttcatttagtTATCGACCCATTTAGCAAAATTCTATCTTTTgatgtttcattttattagaattttaataaaatttgtgtttttgTCTTTGGTATCGCTGATTGTTAGCTCAAATTGTGTTCATATAACTGGAACTAACTGATTATAAGTAGTAATTAGATAAAAAATAGACCTCAAATGATTTGGTATTGAAGCATTGTTAATTAGTACTCtttcgtttcaatttgtttgtctttgtttggttttgattttataCGGAGTTTAAGCTTTTGAATCATGTGAGCTTAAATTAAAGATGCATAAAATGCATCAAAATGCTCTTTAGTCTTAAAACACGTTATGtagaaaattagaattaaaGAGTGTGTGATCTACTGGTAAatcaaagaaggaaagaggCATTTGCACTCAAGGGTGTGACTTACCGGTAAATGAAGTAG
This portion of the Solanum pennellii chromosome 12, SPENNV200 genome encodes:
- the LOC114075108 gene encoding uncharacterized protein LOC114075108, with product MEHMQQLFQMFQTLNKNSTNIEPGTSQTVRVAEKLNFTNYTKWCKLMQIAIGGRGRLNHIIVNPISPDDPEYQQWAQKDSMVISWIIENIDGDLVNQFLDYKTARDLWKGIETLLSSGRDELQIYDLNTKATSMKQGIDTIEVYFSKLNTLWKEIDRRMPNPMKCAEDITLFNSFIQRQRLYQFLAGVNDSLDKEKRDILNLDPLPTIDAAYATIRREIARRGIMTGNSSLERGPSEIGSGLVTQRRSDSSFSRSDSSFRREDKTHLKCSHCGGTKHTKEGCFKLIGYPEWWEDLRQRKAATKVTKTGGKANAAIGEGEPTSEASSTTVTNRRAGTGEASSTSVTDRRTGCSDGADHWSWY
- the LOC107006985 gene encoding flowering-promoting factor 1-like protein 3, coding for MSGVWIFKNGVVRLENPGDCHVSSTTGHRKVLVHVPSNEVITCYANLEKKLYNLGWERYYDDPQLLQYHKRSTIHLISLPIDFNRFKSIHMYDIVVKNRNEFEVRDM
- the LOC107005876 gene encoding pentatricopeptide repeat-containing protein At4g32430, mitochondrial — its product is MFTRRLTAQNLCSFHNAHQLFDTITKPALISIHHSMLNYIQQNRKIEALKLFKNQLQMGISEIDEVVVALALKGCREDVNLGTQVHSLAIRSGFIEHVTVPNSLMSMYSKTGNFNNAMCVFDGLKFPDRVSYNTLLSGFENSKEALCFVHWMHSVGVVFDAVSYTTAISHCTDEEEFLVGSQLHSLVMRFGVDNDVFVGNALVTMYSKCGYIVEGERVFLEMSCKDLVSWNALLSGYAQEGGYSWEAASGFREMMREGVKPDHVSFTSAVSACGQEMCLELAKQIHGLVIKMAYGTHVSVCNVLISLYYKCDVTEDANKVFQSMNERNVVSWTTMLSMNNENVVSIFNGMRRDGVYPNHVTFVGLVHSITVKNSLTEGTMVHGFCLKTNFFSELNVANSFVTMYAKFELMEDVLKVFEELDQRDLISWNALISGYAQNGMSREALQTFLSASMELPPNEYTFGSVLSAIASSECISLKHGQRCHACLIKRGLNSNPIVSGALLDMYAKRGSISESQGVFNEVSDRSQVSWTAIISAHSRHGDYESVMALFEEMKKKGVSPDSITFLSILTACGRKGMVDTGIDIFNSMVRDYSIEPSSEHYACMVDMFGRAGRLQEAEFFLAQIPGGPGLSVLQSLLGACRIYGNVDMATRVANTLIALEPEQSGSYVLMSNLFAEKGQWDKVANIRKGMRDKGVKKEIGFSWVDVGSIEYSLNLHGFSSDDKSHPQTEEIYWMAECIGSELKHLERDKEESEFVTLAYII